In one Pseudodesulfovibrio tunisiensis genomic region, the following are encoded:
- the proC gene encoding pyrroline-5-carboxylate reductase — translation MNVGFLGTGNMGGAIIRALAGTRGFTLYGLNQTRGKLLKLAEETGLVPCRSVQELTEKSDFIVLAVKPQQVQGIWPEMVPALTREKCLVSIAAGLTLESLQNSIRNICPVIRAMPNTPVLIQEGVTAICQDDETLTEQQKAFVQRMFQSLGDVHVLTEDQLDVFTALIGSGPAFIFYLIETMIESGVELGLHRDVASPMVKKLFAGASRMAETSAEHVSMLKEMAIAPAGTTIAALTHFDRTAVRGNIMDAVRKAYERSRELG, via the coding sequence ATGAACGTTGGTTTTCTGGGAACCGGAAATATGGGAGGAGCAATTATCCGCGCTCTTGCCGGAACCCGGGGCTTTACCTTGTACGGCCTGAATCAGACTCGTGGCAAGCTGTTGAAACTGGCCGAAGAAACCGGGCTTGTTCCGTGTCGGAGTGTGCAGGAGCTGACGGAGAAATCCGATTTCATTGTTCTGGCCGTCAAGCCGCAGCAGGTGCAGGGAATCTGGCCTGAAATGGTCCCTGCGCTGACACGGGAGAAGTGTCTGGTGTCCATTGCCGCGGGGCTGACCCTGGAGTCCCTCCAGAATAGCATCCGCAACATTTGTCCGGTCATCCGGGCCATGCCCAACACCCCGGTGCTGATTCAGGAAGGCGTGACCGCCATTTGTCAGGATGACGAGACACTTACCGAACAGCAGAAGGCATTTGTCCAGCGCATGTTTCAATCCTTGGGGGATGTGCATGTTTTGACCGAAGATCAACTCGACGTCTTTACCGCACTCATCGGGTCTGGGCCGGCATTCATTTTCTATCTCATCGAAACCATGATCGAATCCGGTGTCGAACTCGGACTGCATCGGGACGTTGCTTCCCCCATGGTCAAGAAGCTTTTTGCCGGGGCGAGCCGCATGGCGGAAACGTCCGCGGAACATGTCAGCATGCTCAAGGAGATGGCCATTGCTCCGGCCGGGACCACCATTGCCGCATTGACGCATTTCGATCGGACCGCAGTGCGCGGAAACATCATGGATGCAGTGCGCAAGGCATATGAGCGCAGCAGGGAGCTTGGCTGA
- a CDS encoding MFS transporter has protein sequence MGQICDGYILGIVGIALTYAAGPLGLDGFWMGLVGAGSLFGILLGSLLTGIIIDRLGRKSTFAWVAIVSLALSLVQFFISDTLLLVIVRFLLGMCVGADYTVGVALLSEWTPEKIRTKMMSWLMAAWTFGYIISYFLGLLIASMGDMGENGWRWIICSSAVFALITLAVRLGTPESPVWLQAQNRAKEGLALIQMHIGNGYRLPVEEKQVASASLLRLFSPELWRSTVTSCTFFLCQVLPFFAISIFLPVVVEGLHIANPHASGMLYNGFTMVGVLIGILIADKISRRAFLMWTFYGAGAVLTLMTVWQNMPPTIALVLLATFSTVLAISIVAEWLYPPELFPTELRGSGVGLTIAASRIGAGMGTWMLPVIMEQYGVTVTLGCCIATLLIGGVVCQLLAPETSPKFVNRVSTAKAHVNA, from the coding sequence ATGGGGCAGATTTGTGACGGGTACATTCTTGGCATTGTCGGAATCGCCCTGACATATGCCGCCGGTCCTCTGGGACTCGACGGGTTCTGGATGGGATTGGTTGGAGCCGGTTCCCTTTTCGGCATTCTGCTCGGAAGCCTGCTGACCGGGATCATCATCGACCGTTTGGGACGAAAGTCCACGTTTGCCTGGGTCGCCATTGTCAGCCTGGCGCTGTCTCTGGTGCAGTTCTTCATTTCGGATACATTGCTGCTGGTGATCGTGCGATTCCTGCTGGGCATGTGCGTCGGTGCCGACTACACGGTCGGCGTTGCCCTGCTGAGCGAATGGACTCCCGAGAAGATTCGGACGAAGATGATGAGCTGGCTCATGGCCGCCTGGACCTTCGGCTACATCATTTCCTACTTCCTCGGATTGCTCATCGCCTCCATGGGCGACATGGGCGAAAACGGCTGGCGCTGGATCATCTGTTCTTCGGCCGTGTTTGCCCTGATCACTCTGGCTGTCCGCCTTGGAACGCCTGAGTCGCCGGTATGGCTGCAGGCCCAGAACCGTGCGAAGGAGGGCTTGGCTCTCATCCAGATGCACATCGGAAACGGGTACAGGCTGCCGGTCGAGGAAAAGCAGGTGGCTTCCGCATCCCTGCTCAGGCTGTTCAGCCCGGAATTGTGGCGCAGCACCGTGACGTCCTGCACCTTCTTCCTGTGTCAGGTGCTTCCCTTCTTTGCCATCAGCATCTTCCTCCCGGTCGTCGTGGAGGGATTGCACATCGCCAATCCGCACGCCTCCGGAATGCTCTACAACGGATTCACCATGGTCGGCGTGCTGATCGGCATTCTGATTGCCGACAAGATCTCGCGCCGGGCGTTCCTGATGTGGACCTTCTACGGCGCGGGTGCGGTGCTGACGCTCATGACCGTCTGGCAGAACATGCCTCCGACCATCGCGTTGGTTCTTCTGGCCACCTTCTCCACGGTTCTGGCCATTTCCATCGTGGCGGAGTGGCTCTATCCGCCGGAACTGTTCCCGACCGAGCTTCGCGGCTCCGGTGTGGGGCTGACCATTGCCGCCAGCCGCATCGGCGCGGGCATGGGCACCTGGATGCTCCCCGTCATCATGGAACAGTACGGCGTGACCGTGACTCTGGGATGCTGCATCGCCACCCTGCTGATCGGCGGTGTCGTCTGCCAGCTTCTGGCTCCGGAAACCTCGCCCAAGTTCGTTAACCGCGTTTCAACGGCAAAGGCGCATGTCAACGCATAG
- a CDS encoding thiamine pyrophosphate-dependent enzyme, with the protein MENLSAKYGKTLNLDKLTSYCPGCGHGIVTRLVAEAIEKLGVMERTVGIVGIGCGGFSHHYMDIDAIEATHGRSPSFAIGYKMAMPNNIVFTYAGDGDTCAIGLGDLLHAANKGMPITTIMVNNTVFGMTGGQMSPTTLEGQVTATTVKGRDTSTQGYPLLVPEMMRAMPGVKYLARETVATPKGVRKARKSIQKAFECQVKGLGYSFVEVIVPCPTGLKKKVKDAYDWCGNQMIDYFKPQVFKDETEQGDVA; encoded by the coding sequence ATGGAAAATCTCAGCGCCAAATACGGGAAAACACTGAATCTGGACAAGCTGACCAGCTATTGCCCAGGTTGCGGGCACGGAATTGTGACCAGACTCGTGGCCGAGGCCATCGAAAAGCTGGGTGTCATGGAGCGGACCGTCGGCATCGTGGGCATCGGCTGTGGCGGATTCTCCCATCACTATATGGATATCGACGCCATCGAAGCCACCCATGGCCGTTCTCCCTCCTTTGCCATCGGTTACAAGATGGCAATGCCGAACAATATCGTCTTCACCTACGCCGGTGATGGTGACACCTGCGCCATCGGCCTTGGCGACCTGCTGCACGCGGCCAACAAGGGCATGCCCATCACCACCATCATGGTCAACAACACCGTGTTCGGCATGACCGGCGGCCAGATGTCCCCCACGACTCTGGAAGGCCAGGTCACGGCCACCACGGTCAAGGGCCGCGACACCTCCACGCAGGGCTATCCGCTTCTCGTGCCGGAAATGATGCGGGCCATGCCCGGCGTGAAATATCTGGCCCGGGAAACCGTTGCCACTCCCAAGGGAGTCCGCAAGGCCAGAAAGAGCATCCAGAAGGCCTTTGAATGTCAGGTCAAGGGACTGGGCTATTCCTTTGTGGAAGTCATCGTTCCCTGCCCGACCGGACTCAAGAAGAAGGTCAAGGATGCCTACGACTGGTGCGGAAATCAGATGATCGACTACTTTAAACCTCAGGTCTTCAAGGACGAAACGGAGCAGGGCGATGTTGCATAA
- a CDS encoding RidA family protein: protein MEFFNSAESCEAIGPYSHCVKAGNTYYICGQVPFHPVNGNVVGIDIKQQTFQTLINLKAVLDAAGLDISDIAKTTVFLSTMDDFDGFNEVYAEFMGNHRPARLCLGANELAHGCLLEMDAIAYKE from the coding sequence ATGGAATTCTTTAATTCTGCCGAATCCTGTGAAGCGATAGGCCCTTACAGCCACTGCGTGAAGGCCGGAAATACCTATTACATCTGTGGTCAGGTCCCGTTTCATCCCGTGAACGGCAATGTCGTCGGGATCGACATCAAGCAGCAGACCTTTCAGACCCTGATCAATCTCAAGGCCGTACTGGATGCCGCCGGACTCGATATCTCGGACATTGCCAAGACAACCGTGTTCCTGAGCACCATGGACGACTTTGATGGCTTCAATGAAGTGTATGCCGAATTCATGGGAAATCACCGTCCGGCCCGCCTGTGTCTGGGAGCGAATGAACTCGCTCACGGCTGCCTGCTGGAGATGGATGCGATAGCCTACAAGGAATAA
- a CDS encoding 2-oxoacid:acceptor oxidoreductase family protein — protein MLHKCMFSGSGGQGSALMAKMVCLGAIKENLKVVMTQTYGIEQRGGDSTAYVIVSDEAIGSPIVENDADIAVALSQSIYDNCFDGVVPDGVLFTNSSMVEKPRDAEGFEQAFLPVSDTAVELGTVRCANMVMLGAVLAKTKLLKLETVEEIVHETMGAKKPQLVGLNIDALRAGYAAMEKECSNG, from the coding sequence ATGTTGCATAAGTGTATGTTTTCAGGTTCCGGCGGGCAGGGCTCCGCGCTTATGGCGAAAATGGTCTGCCTCGGCGCCATCAAGGAAAATCTGAAGGTCGTCATGACCCAGACCTATGGCATCGAGCAGCGCGGCGGCGACTCCACCGCATACGTCATCGTCTCGGACGAGGCCATCGGCAGCCCCATTGTGGAAAATGACGCGGACATCGCCGTGGCTCTCAGCCAGTCCATCTACGACAACTGTTTCGACGGCGTGGTGCCCGACGGCGTGCTGTTCACGAACAGCTCCATGGTGGAGAAGCCGAGGGATGCGGAAGGCTTTGAGCAGGCGTTTCTCCCGGTTTCGGATACTGCCGTTGAACTCGGCACCGTGCGTTGCGCCAACATGGTCATGCTTGGTGCGGTTCTGGCCAAGACCAAACTCCTGAAGCTGGAAACAGTGGAGGAAATCGTTCACGAGACCATGGGGGCCAAGAAGCCTCAGCTCGTCGGTTTGAACATTGATGCATTGCGGGCCGGATATGCCGCGATGGAAAAGGAGTGCTCCAATGGCTGA
- a CDS encoding DMT family transporter codes for MNRAFSGYGFVILASFCWSLMTLLSRNLFAAGLAPLEISFWRAFLGCLCFGIHAVCLHSLRIRPSRALLFMVWGMFGVGGLYYVLFMSMRHSGAAMGEILLYTAPVWVAVFSRFISHEEVSKKRWLAIGTALCGVIFLAASGGSMQTEPSLPGILCGVASGLCYGLQYPFLNYWQRKYETEVIYAYMQLGGALVLLPFITFHVPYTAQTWLDLAMTAVFTGYMAFWAYGQSLKRIPQVHVAVFCNLEPILGTIWVCVFWGENFSVAGWIGFSLIILAVSMLALELRRNGVSKSMDKLQRSVR; via the coding sequence ATGAACAGGGCCTTTTCCGGGTATGGGTTTGTCATTCTGGCCTCTTTCTGCTGGTCGTTGATGACGCTGCTGTCGAGAAATCTGTTTGCGGCAGGTCTTGCTCCGCTGGAGATTTCCTTCTGGCGAGCCTTTCTGGGATGCCTGTGCTTCGGAATCCATGCCGTCTGCCTGCATTCGTTGAGAATCAGACCGAGTCGGGCCCTTCTGTTCATGGTCTGGGGCATGTTCGGAGTTGGCGGCCTGTACTATGTGCTGTTCATGTCCATGCGGCACAGTGGTGCGGCCATGGGGGAGATTCTGCTGTACACGGCTCCGGTCTGGGTCGCCGTGTTTTCAAGATTCATTTCGCATGAGGAAGTTTCGAAAAAACGATGGCTGGCCATTGGCACAGCTCTTTGCGGCGTGATTTTTCTGGCGGCTTCCGGCGGAAGCATGCAAACCGAGCCCTCGCTTCCGGGCATACTGTGCGGTGTGGCTTCCGGACTCTGCTACGGCTTGCAGTATCCTTTTCTGAACTACTGGCAAAGGAAGTACGAGACCGAAGTCATCTATGCGTACATGCAGCTTGGGGGGGCTCTTGTTTTGCTGCCGTTCATTACGTTTCACGTGCCGTACACTGCACAGACATGGCTTGATCTCGCGATGACTGCGGTCTTTACCGGCTACATGGCATTCTGGGCGTATGGGCAGAGTCTGAAGCGCATTCCCCAGGTGCATGTCGCGGTGTTCTGCAATCTGGAACCGATTCTGGGCACGATCTGGGTGTGCGTTTTCTGGGGTGAGAATTTCAGTGTTGCCGGCTGGATCGGGTTTTCCCTGATCATTCTTGCGGTCTCCATGCTGGCATTGGAATTGCGGAGGAATGGTGTTTCGAAAAGTATGGATAAATTGCAGCGAAGCGTCCGGTGA
- a CDS encoding NAD(P)/FAD-dependent oxidoreductase, giving the protein MREVKLYPTTTGQGWLEMSAYKDHQFKHHSEIKNKYDYIVVGAGYGGQAAARHLAELHPDADIAVFEAIKIGNNDSGKNAGFIIDVPHDFGDQGASSFEENQRYFRLNTFIINWMEETIKNNGIEDVDWDHCGKYLCCAEEKSFKLMQHEMDELKRMNCSYEVVEGEDLYRRTGTRYYKKALYTSGTVLINPADVLRGMFTVMPENVDVFEECPVMRIDEGSPTSIVLRSGQRVQSKFVLVTGGPFIQEFGIVKKVFCPVLSYGAFTRQFTDEEMRHLEGVKPWGCTSGHPAGTTVRFTRDNRIFVRNGFSFATHLTTSHQRIMRSIPKLRKAYESRYPELKHVNFEYVYGGMINMTMNFRPLMMQKFPTVFASACGEGAGVAKTSLLGYYLAEWVSGISSDRLEFLKEISTPKRLPPEPFLTMGAKCRLMYEEFNAKSEI; this is encoded by the coding sequence ATGCGTGAGGTGAAGCTGTATCCCACAACCACGGGTCAGGGCTGGCTGGAAATGTCCGCGTACAAGGACCATCAGTTCAAGCACCATTCCGAAATCAAGAACAAGTACGACTATATTGTCGTTGGCGCCGGTTACGGCGGACAGGCTGCGGCGCGGCATCTGGCCGAGCTCCATCCGGATGCGGATATCGCCGTGTTCGAAGCCATCAAGATCGGCAACAACGACAGCGGCAAGAACGCCGGTTTCATCATCGACGTGCCGCACGACTTCGGCGACCAGGGCGCTTCCTCCTTCGAGGAGAATCAGAGGTACTTCAGGCTCAATACCTTCATCATCAACTGGATGGAAGAGACCATCAAGAACAATGGTATTGAAGACGTTGATTGGGACCATTGCGGCAAGTACCTCTGCTGCGCCGAGGAAAAGAGCTTCAAGCTCATGCAGCACGAGATGGACGAACTCAAGAGGATGAACTGCTCCTACGAGGTCGTCGAGGGCGAGGACCTGTACCGCCGTACCGGCACCCGGTACTACAAGAAGGCCCTGTACACCTCAGGCACCGTGCTCATCAACCCGGCTGACGTGTTGCGCGGCATGTTTACCGTGATGCCCGAGAACGTTGACGTTTTCGAGGAATGCCCGGTCATGCGCATTGATGAAGGCAGCCCGACGAGCATCGTGCTCAGGAGCGGACAGCGGGTTCAGTCCAAGTTCGTTCTGGTTACCGGTGGTCCCTTCATCCAGGAATTCGGCATCGTCAAGAAGGTGTTCTGCCCGGTGCTTTCCTACGGTGCGTTCACCCGCCAGTTCACGGACGAGGAGATGCGTCACCTCGAAGGCGTCAAGCCCTGGGGCTGTACTTCCGGTCACCCCGCCGGAACCACTGTCCGGTTCACCCGCGACAATCGCATCTTCGTGCGCAACGGCTTCTCCTTTGCAACCCACCTGACCACCTCGCATCAGCGCATCATGCGGTCCATCCCCAAGCTGCGCAAGGCGTACGAGAGTCGCTATCCCGAACTCAAGCACGTCAATTTCGAGTACGTCTATGGCGGGATGATCAATATGACCATGAACTTCCGCCCGTTGATGATGCAGAAGTTCCCCACCGTGTTTGCATCGGCCTGCGGCGAAGGCGCGGGCGTGGCCAAGACCAGTCTGCTCGGCTACTACCTGGCGGAATGGGTCAGCGGAATCTCCAGTGATCGCTTGGAATTCCTCAAGGAGATCTCCACTCCCAAGCGGCTTCCGCCCGAACCGTTCCTGACCATGGGCGCCAAGTGCAGGCTCATGTACGAAGAGTTCAACGCGAAATCCGAAATATAA
- a CDS encoding pyruvate ferredoxin oxidoreductase, with protein sequence MKNTETFAESLARCGVKYHFAYPITPATDVMKRMAVILPKYGGQMMQMESELAVSSALAGAACSGTLVATSSSGPGMTLMHEAVGFMCAAELPCIMLDSMRVGPGDGDILGAQSDYYVATRGGGHGDYHVIVLAPSSGQEIADIMPHGIRLAYKYRTPVLFVVDGVSAQTTESTTLPAYNDYSAEFDTTDWAFTGTQDHPKRALITGSYSHQDGYEMNEMLRAKYERIRENEQLWESEGVEDADLVVAAFGIHGRMCKDLVAKMRADGKKVGFIRPITLWPFPDRAFEALPDSVKDILVVEMNLGQMVDDVRLAVNGRIPVHFLGKTGGDLPMYTLSDMIAEANRILEK encoded by the coding sequence TTGAAAAACACTGAGACTTTTGCCGAGAGTCTCGCCCGTTGCGGCGTGAAGTATCACTTCGCCTACCCGATCACTCCGGCGACTGATGTCATGAAGCGCATGGCCGTGATTCTGCCGAAATACGGCGGGCAGATGATGCAGATGGAAAGCGAGCTGGCCGTGTCCAGTGCTCTGGCTGGCGCAGCCTGTTCCGGGACCTTGGTGGCGACTTCCAGCTCCGGTCCGGGCATGACCCTCATGCACGAAGCCGTCGGCTTCATGTGCGCTGCGGAACTGCCTTGCATCATGCTCGATTCCATGCGTGTCGGTCCCGGCGACGGCGACATCCTCGGCGCCCAGAGCGACTACTATGTTGCCACTCGCGGCGGCGGACACGGCGATTACCATGTCATCGTTCTGGCTCCGTCCTCGGGCCAGGAGATCGCCGACATCATGCCGCATGGCATTCGGCTGGCCTACAAGTACCGCACTCCGGTTCTCTTTGTCGTGGACGGCGTCAGTGCCCAGACCACGGAATCCACGACTCTGCCTGCCTACAACGATTATTCCGCCGAATTCGATACCACGGATTGGGCGTTCACCGGAACGCAGGATCATCCCAAGCGGGCCCTCATCACCGGCAGCTATTCGCATCAGGATGGCTACGAGATGAACGAGATGCTTCGCGCCAAGTACGAAAGGATTCGCGAGAACGAGCAGCTCTGGGAATCCGAAGGGGTCGAGGACGCCGATCTGGTAGTCGCGGCATTCGGCATTCACGGCCGCATGTGCAAGGACCTCGTCGCCAAGATGCGCGCCGACGGCAAGAAGGTTGGCTTCATCCGGCCCATTACCCTGTGGCCCTTCCCGGATCGCGCCTTCGAAGCCCTGCCCGATTCCGTGAAGGACATTCTGGTGGTCGAGATGAACCTCGGACAGATGGTCGACGATGTCAGACTGGCCGTGAACGGACGGATTCCTGTCCATTTTCTTGGCAAGACCGGCGGAGACCTGCCCATGTACACCCTGTCAGACATGATTGCCGAAGCAAACAGAATTCTGGAGAAGTAA
- the lpxB gene encoding lipid-A-disaccharide synthase, whose amino-acid sequence MFRKVWINCSEASGDMYAGALTREMLRLCPGLEIGGMGGAMFSRAGGVVHFPMELICFSGFLDVLRGLPGIFRLQRRIVEFWKRDRPDCIVMVDCPDFNIPLIKAARTMNIPVYYFMAPQFWAWKQQGMKTMQKHVRNIICALPFEPEYFQNRGCRAIYAGHPLQDIIPLQSLDRIAPNQRQIGIMPGSRRKEVAFLLPDFAEAARRIRRNMPWMTFRIARAPGISEKHLRRFWPDDLPVAIVEPEERFQMIRESSLVLAASGTATFETGLIGTPTIVSYKLDRPAAFLVRRLAFSRFVSLTNILFQKELFPEYLQERANADSYYRQIVAWLRNPNHLSDLRNKLQELRHIAGPTGGMTAAARTILAKNTTVEA is encoded by the coding sequence GTGTTTCGAAAAGTATGGATAAATTGCAGCGAAGCGTCCGGTGACATGTATGCCGGGGCCTTGACCCGGGAAATGCTCAGGTTGTGTCCGGGGCTGGAGATCGGGGGCATGGGGGGCGCGATGTTTTCCCGGGCCGGGGGCGTGGTGCATTTCCCTATGGAGCTGATCTGCTTTTCCGGTTTTCTGGATGTACTGCGCGGCTTGCCGGGCATTTTCCGTTTGCAGCGGAGGATTGTCGAATTCTGGAAGCGCGATCGCCCCGACTGCATTGTCATGGTCGATTGCCCGGATTTCAACATCCCTCTCATCAAGGCGGCGCGTACCATGAACATTCCGGTGTACTACTTCATGGCGCCCCAGTTCTGGGCCTGGAAGCAACAGGGCATGAAGACCATGCAGAAGCATGTGCGCAACATCATCTGCGCCTTGCCGTTCGAGCCGGAATATTTTCAGAACAGAGGGTGCCGAGCCATATATGCCGGGCATCCGCTTCAGGATATCATTCCGTTGCAGTCGCTCGACCGGATTGCTCCGAACCAGCGTCAGATCGGCATCATGCCGGGCAGCAGGCGAAAGGAGGTTGCCTTTCTTCTGCCGGATTTTGCCGAGGCAGCGCGGCGGATTCGGCGAAACATGCCCTGGATGACGTTTCGCATTGCCCGGGCTCCGGGCATAAGCGAAAAGCATCTGCGGCGGTTCTGGCCGGACGATCTGCCGGTTGCCATTGTGGAGCCCGAGGAACGCTTTCAGATGATTCGGGAATCCAGTCTGGTTCTGGCTGCCTCCGGCACTGCCACGTTTGAAACCGGCCTGATCGGCACGCCGACCATCGTGAGCTACAAGCTGGATCGTCCGGCCGCGTTTCTCGTGCGGCGGTTGGCCTTTTCCCGGTTTGTCAGTTTGACCAACATCCTGTTCCAGAAGGAACTCTTTCCCGAATATCTGCAGGAAAGGGCCAACGCGGACAGCTATTATCGTCAGATTGTCGCCTGGCTGCGCAATCCGAATCATTTGTCCGATCTGCGCAACAAGTTGCAGGAGTTGCGGCATATAGCAGGGCCGACCGGCGGAATGACGGCAGCGGCCAGAACAATTCTTGCCAAAAATACAACCGTGGAGGCGTGA
- a CDS encoding acetate--CoA ligase family protein: MSDLVPLFQPKSVALIGASSNSKKYGYWTAKSLIENRFDGDIYLISRSGGEIFGHPTYPDILSVPGEVDLAIIAIAPKYILPVMEQCVEKGVKCAIVVSTGFGETGPEGKELERKMLEIARKGNMRVQGPNCMGTYSAAKSMNASIIDLAPGPMSLVLQSGNFGIDINFNAKSRNLGYSCWATIGNQMDMRFHDFVEYIEMDDNTKVLLLYMEGLRVEDEEDGRKFIEAAKRTAAKVPIAAIKIGRSAAGARAAASHTGSLAGSEKIFDAALKQAGVIRVDSPGQLLDAAETFSKCKPAKGKRIAILTDGGGHGVMATDFAEKFELKAPVLSDATQAKLREILMPHCPIKNPVDLAGTPEADMWVFDRCLDVLLNDPDVDGVVIVGLYGGYADLSEEFRVLEMDVAKSMVERITASDKPVVMHSIYQPQHPECLDYISEHGVPVFGEVDAAVRNMGLIVEYSDIRKALAEEAGEELPAMPSDRKEKTEAIIQAVRDSGRTNLVETEARSILRAYGLNIEEDYLATNADEAAEFYGKIGGKVVMKIVSPDILHKTDAGGVALNIDSEDKAREAFERLVGNGRTYKSDADIFGVMMTAMLPGGVECIIGSSHDNTFGPTVMFGLGGIFVEILKDVAFRVAPVNMPSCRSMIREIKGLGMLQGARGSKPCDLEALAETVCVISQLVNEMRGIAEVDLNPVFALEKGLAVADARIILHD, encoded by the coding sequence ATGAGCGATCTGGTACCTCTTTTTCAACCCAAAAGCGTCGCGCTGATCGGTGCTTCTTCCAATTCGAAGAAGTACGGTTACTGGACAGCGAAAAGCCTGATTGAAAACAGGTTCGATGGGGACATATATCTCATTTCCCGTTCCGGTGGCGAAATCTTCGGCCATCCCACGTATCCGGATATCCTTTCGGTGCCCGGTGAAGTGGATCTCGCCATTATCGCCATTGCCCCGAAATACATTCTGCCTGTCATGGAGCAGTGCGTCGAAAAGGGCGTCAAGTGCGCGATCGTTGTTTCCACCGGTTTCGGCGAGACCGGACCGGAGGGCAAGGAATTGGAGCGCAAGATGCTCGAGATTGCCCGCAAGGGCAACATGCGCGTGCAGGGTCCCAACTGCATGGGAACCTACAGCGCTGCCAAGAGCATGAATGCCAGCATCATCGATCTGGCCCCCGGCCCCATGAGTCTGGTGCTGCAAAGCGGCAATTTCGGCATCGACATCAATTTCAATGCGAAATCCAGGAACCTCGGCTACAGCTGCTGGGCCACGATCGGCAACCAGATGGACATGCGGTTCCACGATTTCGTTGAATATATAGAAATGGACGACAACACCAAGGTCCTGCTTCTGTACATGGAAGGCCTGCGTGTTGAAGACGAGGAAGACGGACGCAAGTTCATCGAAGCCGCCAAGCGGACTGCGGCCAAGGTCCCCATTGCTGCGATCAAGATCGGCCGCAGCGCTGCTGGAGCCCGTGCCGCCGCATCCCACACCGGTTCCCTTGCCGGAAGCGAAAAGATCTTCGATGCCGCGCTCAAGCAGGCCGGAGTCATTCGCGTGGACAGCCCCGGTCAGCTGCTGGATGCCGCTGAAACGTTCTCCAAGTGCAAACCCGCCAAGGGCAAGCGTATCGCCATTCTGACCGATGGCGGCGGACACGGCGTCATGGCCACGGACTTTGCCGAGAAGTTCGAACTGAAGGCACCGGTCCTTTCCGATGCAACGCAGGCCAAGCTGCGCGAAATCCTGATGCCGCATTGCCCCATCAAGAACCCGGTTGATCTGGCCGGAACGCCTGAAGCCGACATGTGGGTATTCGACCGCTGCCTGGATGTGCTGCTGAACGATCCGGATGTGGACGGCGTGGTCATCGTCGGACTCTACGGCGGGTATGCCGATCTGTCCGAGGAATTCAGGGTGCTGGAAATGGACGTGGCCAAGAGCATGGTCGAGCGGATTACCGCCAGCGACAAGCCGGTCGTCATGCATTCCATCTACCAGCCACAGCATCCCGAATGCCTGGACTACATCAGTGAACACGGAGTGCCTGTCTTTGGCGAGGTCGACGCCGCCGTCAGAAACATGGGGCTGATCGTCGAGTACAGCGATATCAGGAAGGCACTGGCTGAAGAGGCTGGCGAGGAACTGCCTGCCATGCCTTCCGACCGCAAGGAAAAGACCGAAGCCATCATTCAGGCTGTCAGGGATTCCGGCCGCACCAATCTGGTGGAAACGGAAGCCAGAAGCATTCTGCGTGCGTATGGCCTGAATATTGAAGAGGATTATCTGGCCACGAATGCGGATGAAGCTGCGGAATTCTACGGAAAGATCGGCGGCAAGGTCGTGATGAAGATCGTTTCCCCCGACATTCTGCACAAGACCGATGCCGGCGGCGTGGCATTGAACATCGATTCCGAGGACAAGGCTCGCGAGGCCTTTGAACGGCTGGTCGGCAATGGCCGTACGTACAAGTCCGATGCCGACATCTTTGGCGTCATGATGACTGCCATGCTTCCCGGTGGCGTCGAGTGCATCATCGGTTCGAGCCATGACAATACCTTCGGCCCCACAGTGATGTTCGGTCTTGGCGGTATTTTCGTGGAAATCCTGAAGGACGTTGCCTTCCGGGTCGCTCCGGTGAACATGCCGTCCTGCCGTAGCATGATTCGTGAAATCAAGGGACTGGGAATGCTTCAGGGTGCGCGTGGCAGCAAGCCTTGCGATCTGGAAGCGCTGGCTGAAACCGTGTGCGTCATTTCGCAGTTGGTGAATGAAATGCGCGGAATCGCGGAAGTCGATCTCAATCCCGTCTTTGCATTGGAAAAGGGCTTGGCCGTAGCGGATGCGAGAATCATTTTGCACGACTAA
- a CDS encoding 4Fe-4S binding protein has translation MAEKHHVIDTRRCKACGLCVDNCPKGVLAIGEKINGQGYNYVVRANPDKCVLCDICGTICPDMAIGVVVEK, from the coding sequence ATGGCTGAGAAACATCATGTCATAGATACGCGTCGTTGCAAGGCCTGCGGCCTTTGCGTCGACAACTGCCCCAAGGGTGTTCTCGCCATTGGCGAAAAGATCAACGGTCAGGGCTACAACTATGTTGTCCGCGCAAATCCGGACAAGTGCGTCCTGTGTGACATCTGCGGCACGATCTGTCCCGATATGGCTATTGGTGTTGTCGTAGAAAAATAA